TGAATTGCATCAGCACCAGTGGCTTTTGCAGCTTCAATAATTTTATCAATTACTAAATAACTTTCGTTTGAAGGAGATGGTCCGATAAAGTAAGCTTCATCGGCAAACATTACATGTTTAGAGTTTCTATCAACTTCAGAGTAAACGGCAACAGATTTTATTCCCATCTCTCTGCATGTACGCATTACCCTTAGGGCAATTTCTCCACGGTTCGCAATTAAAATCTTTTTTATCATATAAATGTTCTTAAGCAGAAAAAATGCAAAATTACTCCAAAACTTGCTAAGAAAAAAAATTATTGAATGTGGTTTTTTATAAGCATTTACGAACTTGTTGAAATCATGACTTTTATCATTAAAAATCGGTTGATAATTAATAATTGCTTAAAGGGATTTAAATTAGCAAGATGATTTTCGATTCAACAATATTTTTGATAAAAACTAAATAAATAACATGTTTTTTGATGAAGTGCAATGTTTCAAATAAGCTAAAAACTGTAAAGGTTTATTTTGGTAAAGAGGGTATTGTAATTGACTAAAGCTCATGCTTCTTTTAGTTCTCAATTTTACTCTTAGTTACAGTGAACTTGTGTTTTAGAAGAGAAAAGGCCTTAGTTCATGTTATTACAAATAGCGTCAAGAAAAGCATCTTTTTTTCTTCTCGATAATTCAACCCTTGAATTATCACTTAAAATAATTTCGCCGCCGTCTTTTATATTGTATTTGCTTACATGTTTTAAGTTTACCAAATGTGATTTATGAACGCGAAAAAAATTAGTATCGTTAATTATTTTTTCGATTTCGCTTATGTTTTTCGAAACCACAAGTTTTTTCTGATTTAGCAACCACAAAGTTGTGTAGCTTAAATCGGCTTCGGCACGAATAATATCCGAACGATTTAAAAAAACAATTCCTTCAAAAGTTGGAAATGACACTTTAGTTTCATTCTGAACAGCTATTGATTCAAGTAATTGTTTGTATTTTATAAGGTTTTTGTTTTCGAGGCTTAATTTTGAGATAGCTTTATTACATGCTTCAACCACTTCTGTAATACTTACGGGTTTTAGAATAAAGTCAATTGCGTTAGCCCGAAAAGCTTTTACTGCATATTCCTGGTATGCGGTTGTAAAAATTACTTCAAAGTTTCTTTCTTGTATAATACTTAACAGTTCGAATCCGTTTATCTGAGGCATGTTAATATCTAGAAAAATAATATCAGGTTTTTTCTCATTAATTAACTTTATTGCCTCAACTGGCAAATTTGATGTTGCAACAATTTCAAGTGTAGGGCAGAAATCACGTAATATGGTTTCAATTGCTTCTATTGCACCTTGTTCGTCATCAATTATTATAATTTTCGCCATAAATCCATTTAAGTATTTGAGCAAATATAATTAAAAAATAAAATTCTATCTTTCTTCATAAATCCAAATAATTCTAACTTTTGTGCCTGTTGGTTCATTGGTATCTTTATCATAAAGATCAATATATTCGATATTATAAGTACAGTTTTGAAGTGAATTAATAAGGTTTATTCTGTTTTGAGCAATTTGTATACCTACAGATTTGTGCCCGGAACGTGATTTGTTAAGTTCTGCAGACCTTATTCTGCCGATTCCATTATCTTCAATTGTGCAATAAATACTATTGTTATTTTTCTCAATGTTAATTTTAATTTCTCCGCAACCTTCTTTAGGAAGTAATCCATGCAAAATAGAATTTTCGATAAATGGCTGAAACAGAAGTGGTGGTATTGAGCATTTTGTTGTATCAATCTGTGGGTCTACAGTTATGGTGTAATTAAATTTATTTGCAAAACGAATAGATTCTAAGTCCATATATTTTGTTAATGCATCAATTTCTTCTTGTAATTTAATAAAGTTAAAACTCGAATTATGTAATATACTGCGCATTAAGGATGCAAATTTTGATAAATACTCAGATGCTTTTATCCTGTCATTTTTTAAGATATAGTTTTGAATGGAATTAAGCGAATTATAAATAAAATGCGGATTCATTTGACGGCTTAATGCAAGTAATAGGTAATTATTTGCTTTTTGTGACAAACTATTTCTATGCTTAATGTTTTTCAATCTGTATAAAAAGAAAAGTATAATAATTGATATTATTAATATAAAGAAAACGCTATAAAACCACCATGTTTTCCAAAAAGGAGTTTTTATTGTAAAATGTATGGTTGCAGGTTTAATGCTGCTAACATTATCCTTATTAAAAGCATATACTTGAAATGCATAATCACCTGAAGGCAAATATGGAAATGTGATTTGCCTGTCCGTTGTTACAGCCCATTTAACAGTAGTATCACCGTTTTGAATAAAACGATATTTATAAGTTAAATTTCCTAGACTTTTAAATGATATTCCAGTATAATGTATGGTAATGTGATTTTTATAATAAGGTAAAATATAGTCATTTAAAACAGTTGTGTCTTTATTTAAAACAGTAAATGCAGTAAAATATATTTTAGGAGGCACATTATTTAGGTTAAGTTTATTTGGGTTAAAAACAGTAAGTCCGCCCTTTGTTGCTAAATATACATTTTCATTTAAATAACAAATGTCAGTTATTTCGTTTGATGCCAATCCATCACTAATTGTATATGACTTAATTGTAAATTTATCATTATAAGAATTTTTCCATGTTATTTGATTTAGACCTTTGTCGGTTCCTACCCAAACACATTCATTTATAATAAAAAGTGATGATATATTGTTACTTAGTAAACCATTGTTTTTATTTATTGTAATAATTTTTCCTTTGTTCCATATTATTATTCCTTTACCCTTTGTTCCAAGCCAAATACGATTGTCAAATTCTGATTTACGAATGGAATTTATTCTATTTTCAAATATTGGAATTGAGTCACCCAGATATTTATATGTATATGAATTTATTTTACCTTGTTTTTTTTTGCAAATATATAAACCAAGATTACCACCCAGCCATAATTCGCCATTTAAACCATCGCAACAAGTATTAAATCTGCGACCAAAATTGTCGTTGTTTAACGAGCTATATACTTGTTTATTGTTTTTTATATATAATGCGGAACTGATGGTTGCAAACCATAAGTTTTTGTTTTGATCGGTAATAATATCTTTTACAATAGCATCTGTTATAACCTTTTTTAATGGAAGCTGTTTTGATAAATTAAACTTTGTTACAGGAACAAAATAACATCCAGACCCAGTAGAGAGATATAGATTATTTGAAATACTGTCAAAATACATCTTTAACATTTCTGTTTCTACAGCGGATTTTATGGTAAATGCCTCTATTTTATTATTAAACAAAGAATAATAACTGTTTTTTTTACCTCCTATCCAAACTGTTTCACCTGAAAATGCAAGTGAAGTTATTTGCTCGTCTATTAATCCATCTTTTTTTGAAAATGAATTCACGTTGTTATTAAGCATATAATATACACCATTTTCACGGGTAGTAAACCAAATACCATTTTCATCATCAAATAAAATACATGTAACCGAATTTCCGTCAAGATAATGGAAATCTGGATCTGATTGAAACTGTCCGTTTTTAAAACAATATGCACCAAATCCTCTTTCGCATACCCATAAATTACCTTTTTTATCGTAGTCAATGTATATAATATCGTTATTAAAATAACGACTATATTTTAATTTGTTATTTTCAAATTCAAGCAATAAATTACCATAAGTAAAGCAAGTATTACCGTTTTTATTTTGAGCAATAGAAAGTAGTTTTTTTGCAAAAATATTTTTTTTTGAATTTTCGACAGAAAGAAGATTTCCATTTAAATTATATGTGTTATATTTTGTATTTCCTTTTAAATAAGATGCATTATAGGGTGAAGCATATAGTGATTTACCTTTTTCTGAATAAATATAAATATTTGCATTGTTTTTAATATTCTTTGTTATAATCTCTCCTGATTTTGAAATTGTTAGCGGGAGCATATCAAAAAAATTGATTTTAACATTATCCAAGGAATCAACCCTAAAGCTCTTTCTGCAATATATAGGCGACAATTCAAACGATTCAAGCATTTTATCGTTGTATGCATATTCGTAAATGCTATCGTTTTGGTAATATGATAATTTTCCCGAAAAAGAAATAAACCATATTCTGTGTTTATAATCCTCATAAATATCAAATACGGTATTATCGGGCAAACCGTTGTCCATGTTCAAATTCTTGAATGTATAGCCATCAAAATAGCAAACTCCATTACTGGTTGCAATCCATACAAAGCCCTTGCTGTCTTGCATTACATAATATGTCTCATAACTTGGTAAACCTTTTTCGGAATTATAATTCCAAAAAACAGGCGATTGAGCACTAGCGCTGCAATAGCTAAATAGTATAAAGAATATTGCTATAAAATAATTTACCAGTCTTTTAGTAGTAATAAAGTGCATTTCCAATTTCTTGATATCTGGCAAATTTATATAATAAACACAGAAAATCGCTAAATCATATTTCCCGATAATAAATTGACATTAACCTTTAATGTTTAAAAATTAACCGTTGGTATAATGGGGTTTTTTTTAATAATTGAGAATGCCTTTTTTTACAAGAGAAATTCTATTAACAAACATTATATTCTATGAAAAAAAACAAAGTAATCGGAGCATTAATTGCGTTAATATTTATGGGGATTAATTATTCTCAGGCACAATATACTGGACTTAATTGCTCTAACGCAAC
The sequence above is a segment of the Bacteroidia bacterium genome. Coding sequences within it:
- a CDS encoding response regulator transcription factor, producing MAKIIIIDDEQGAIEAIETILRDFCPTLEIVATSNLPVEAIKLINEKKPDIIFLDINMPQINGFELLSIIQERNFEVIFTTAYQEYAVKAFRANAIDFILKPVSITEVVEACNKAISKLSLENKNLIKYKQLLESIAVQNETKVSFPTFEGIVFLNRSDIIRAEADLSYTTLWLLNQKKLVVSKNISEIEKIINDTNFFRVHKSHLVNLKHVSKYNIKDGGEIILSDNSRVELSRRKKDAFLDAICNNMN
- a CDS encoding histidine kinase, with the translated sequence MPDIKKLEMHFITTKRLVNYFIAIFFILFSYCSASAQSPVFWNYNSEKGLPSYETYYVMQDSKGFVWIATSNGVCYFDGYTFKNLNMDNGLPDNTVFDIYEDYKHRIWFISFSGKLSYYQNDSIYEYAYNDKMLESFELSPIYCRKSFRVDSLDNVKINFFDMLPLTISKSGEIITKNIKNNANIYIYSEKGKSLYASPYNASYLKGNTKYNTYNLNGNLLSVENSKKNIFAKKLLSIAQNKNGNTCFTYGNLLLEFENNKLKYSRYFNNDIIYIDYDKKGNLWVCERGFGAYCFKNGQFQSDPDFHYLDGNSVTCILFDDENGIWFTTRENGVYYMLNNNVNSFSKKDGLIDEQITSLAFSGETVWIGGKKNSYYSLFNNKIEAFTIKSAVETEMLKMYFDSISNNLYLSTGSGCYFVPVTKFNLSKQLPLKKVITDAIVKDIITDQNKNLWFATISSALYIKNNKQVYSSLNNDNFGRRFNTCCDGLNGELWLGGNLGLYICKKKQGKINSYTYKYLGDSIPIFENRINSIRKSEFDNRIWLGTKGKGIIIWNKGKIITINKNNGLLSNNISSLFIINECVWVGTDKGLNQITWKNSYNDKFTIKSYTISDGLASNEITDICYLNENVYLATKGGLTVFNPNKLNLNNVPPKIYFTAFTVLNKDTTVLNDYILPYYKNHITIHYTGISFKSLGNLTYKYRFIQNGDTTVKWAVTTDRQITFPYLPSGDYAFQVYAFNKDNVSSIKPATIHFTIKTPFWKTWWFYSVFFILIISIIILFFLYRLKNIKHRNSLSQKANNYLLLALSRQMNPHFIYNSLNSIQNYILKNDRIKASEYLSKFASLMRSILHNSSFNFIKLQEEIDALTKYMDLESIRFANKFNYTITVDPQIDTTKCSIPPLLFQPFIENSILHGLLPKEGCGEIKINIEKNNNSIYCTIEDNGIGRIRSAELNKSRSGHKSVGIQIAQNRINLINSLQNCTYNIEYIDLYDKDTNEPTGTKVRIIWIYEER